One part of the Osmerus mordax isolate fOsmMor3 chromosome 18, fOsmMor3.pri, whole genome shotgun sequence genome encodes these proteins:
- the sh3bgrl3 gene encoding SH3 domain-binding glutamic acid-rich-like protein 3, whose translation MGIKLYYTTVTASREVKSQQAEVMRILDSKSIQYELIDISVGGEVRDEMRSKAGNPTAVPPQIFNEDQYCGNHEMFSEAVEEDTVEQFLKMA comes from the exons ATGGGCATCAAATTGTATTATACAACCGTCACGGCATCCAGGGAG gtgaaATCTCAGCAGGCGGAGGTGATGCGAATCCTGGACAGCAAAAGCATCCAGTATGAGCTCATTGACATCTCAGTGGGAGGGGAGGTACGAGATGAGATGAGGAGCAAGGCGGGAAACCCCACAGCTGTTCCACCTCAAATTTTCAACGAGGACCAGTACTGTGGG AACCATGAGATGTTCTCAGAGGCAGTGGAGGAAGACACAGTGGAACAGTTTCTGAAGATGGCATGA
- the paqr7a gene encoding progestin and adipoQ receptor family member VII, a: MATIVMERIGRLFISIQQVRQVPEMLSTAAPSMPATLRDSEVPCFFRERYIYSGYRPLHQGWRYYFFSLFQWHNETVNVWTHLLGALLILVKWAQLAETVDFARDPHAWPLLILLQSSLSYTLSSAVAHLLAGKSELCHYMFFYLDYVGVAQYQYGSAVVHFYYAVEEDWHGCVQGFFMPTACLLCCLSCLGCCYGKYRNHSLPPWVRKVSQVIPSSVAYMWDTSPVFHRLLFWPTANGFKDSSLIFHFGQVAFFLSSAFFFTQPLPERWFPGHCDFLGQGHQLFHVFLLLCTLCQIQASYLDYLARRTLYVHLHRAGEAAFFVVLYVATLVSCAFIAAFMFRKVRRLLNDKDKSK, encoded by the coding sequence ATGGCAACAATTGTCATGGAGAGAATTGGCCGTCTTTTTATCAGCATTCAGCAGGTCAGGCAGGTGCCTGAGATGCTCAGTACGGCTGCACCCTCCATGCCGGCCACCCTGAGGGACAGTGAGGTTCCCTGCTTCTTCAGAGAGCGCTACATCTATTCTGGCTACCGACCTCTTCATCAAGGCTGGCGCTACTACTTCTTTTCCCTCTTCCAGTGGCACAACGAGACCGTCAACGTGTGGACTCACCTGCTGGGGGCACTGTTGATCCTGGTCAAGTGGGCCCAGCTGGCCGAGACTGTGGACTTTGCCAGGGACCCCCATGCTtggcctctcctcatcctccttcagTCCTCTCTGTCCTACACCCTGAGCAGTGCTGTGGCCCACCTACTGGCGGGCAAGTCTGAGCTTTGTCACTACATGTTTTTCTACCTGGACTATGTGGGAGTGGCCCAGTACCAGTACGGCAGTGCTGTGGTGCACTTTTACTATGCTGTAGAGGAGGACTGGCATGGCTGTGTACAGGGATTCTTCATGCCTACTGCCTGCCTTCTCTGCTGCCTCTCATGCCTTGGCTGCTGCTATGGGAAATACCGCAACCACAGCCTCCCACCCTGGGTCCGCAAGGTGAGCCAGGTGATACCCTCTTCAGTGGCCTATATGTGGGACACCAGCCCAGTGTTTCATCGCCTCCTCTTCTGGCCCACAGCCAATGGCTTCAAAGATTCTTCTCTGATCTTCCACTTCGGTCAGGTTgccttcttcctctccagcgCTTTCTTCTTCACCCAACCACTACCTGAGCGCTGGTTTCCAGGACACTGTGACTTTTTGGGACAGGGCCACCAGTTGTTCCATgtgtttcttctcctctgcacCTTGTGCCAGATCCAAGCTTCCTACCTTGACTACCTGGCCCGCCGTACACTGTATGTGCACCTGCACAGAGCTGGTGAGGCTGCCTTTTTTGTAGTGTTGTATGTAGCAACCTTAGTATCCTGTGCCTTCATAGCTGCATTCATGTTCAGGAAAGTTAGACGGCTGCTTAATGATAAAGACAAATCCAAATAA